The following coding sequences lie in one Methanohalophilus levihalophilus genomic window:
- a CDS encoding amino acid-binding protein, which yields MWQILLQKFEKHPAQQKVLRILFERGFQVNNDGKVVSGSIEIAHTQLAREAGVDRRVVDATTDTILADELLKNIFQNVRSIPFLRDVAPQLGLGVLIITPDDAANVGILADVSRVVSENGLSIRQAVSDDPYFTDEARLTIITDSKIPGGVVDKILEINSVKGVSIY from the coding sequence ATGTGGCAAATTCTACTTCAAAAGTTCGAAAAACATCCTGCCCAGCAAAAAGTGTTGAGAATACTTTTTGAAAGAGGATTTCAGGTAAACAATGATGGAAAAGTAGTTTCAGGCAGTATTGAAATCGCTCACACACAACTTGCAAGGGAAGCAGGTGTTGACAGACGTGTTGTCGATGCCACAACAGACACCATCCTTGCTGATGAATTGCTCAAAAACATCTTCCAGAATGTTCGTTCAATCCCCTTCCTGAGAGACGTAGCACCACAACTTGGTCTTGGCGTTCTTATTATCACCCCTGACGATGCAGCAAATGTGGGGATTCTTGCCGACGTCTCGAGAGTTGTCTCTGAAAACGGACTCAGTATTCGTCAGGCAGTCTCTGATGACCCTTATTTCACCGATGAAGCTCGTCTTACAATCATCACCGACTCAAAAATACCTGGGGGAGTAGTTGACAAAATTCTGGAAATTAATAGTGTAAAAGGCGTGAGCATCTACTGA
- the aroA gene encoding 3-phosphoshikimate 1-carboxyvinyltransferase → MKVSVDVSEVYGEVFAPPSKSYTHRAIAIGSLSKKCVVERPLLSADTEATLHACEMIGAKITREKDSLLIEGVNGSPKVPDDVIDVRNSGTTLRFMTAISALADGVTILTGDSSLRTRPNGPLLDVLKELSVDVYSTRNNGCAPLVVRGGINGAIVKIDGSISSQFISALLIACPLTNKSTTLSIKGELKSRPYVDMTLEVLEKAGAEIFEDDQHNVKFIMPAKQHYNLENYLVPADFSSASYLLAAAAVTDSSVTVKNLFPSKQGDSRIIEILQEMGAKVDWDKENGLVSVRGGELKGIRVDAASTPDLVPTIAVLAAVAEGETIIENAEHVRFKETDRLHAMAVELTKMGIKITEEQDRLIIKGGELKGADVHGWDDHRIVMALTVAGLVAGDTTIDTAESIFISYPNFFDDMRSIGANVLVSQE, encoded by the coding sequence ATGAAAGTGTCAGTTGACGTTTCGGAAGTTTATGGTGAGGTCTTTGCCCCACCTTCAAAAAGTTATACTCATAGAGCAATAGCAATAGGCTCCCTTTCAAAAAAATGTGTTGTTGAACGTCCCCTGTTATCGGCAGATACCGAAGCTACCCTTCATGCATGTGAAATGATTGGTGCGAAAATAACCCGTGAAAAAGATTCCCTTTTGATAGAAGGTGTCAACGGTTCTCCAAAGGTTCCGGATGATGTGATTGATGTGCGCAATTCCGGCACAACGTTGCGTTTCATGACTGCAATATCTGCCCTTGCAGATGGCGTAACTATCCTTACAGGAGACAGTTCCCTGCGAACCAGGCCGAATGGCCCTTTACTTGATGTCCTAAAAGAACTCAGTGTCGATGTATATTCCACACGCAATAATGGATGTGCTCCGCTTGTTGTTCGTGGGGGGATAAACGGCGCGATTGTAAAAATAGATGGTTCTATCAGTTCCCAGTTTATATCCGCACTTCTGATTGCCTGTCCGCTTACAAACAAGAGTACTACTCTTTCGATTAAAGGTGAACTCAAATCACGCCCATATGTGGATATGACCCTTGAGGTTCTTGAAAAGGCAGGAGCTGAAATCTTTGAAGATGATCAGCATAATGTGAAATTCATAATGCCTGCAAAACAGCACTATAATCTTGAGAATTATCTTGTTCCTGCTGATTTTTCTTCTGCTTCCTACTTGCTGGCTGCAGCTGCAGTTACGGATTCCAGTGTGACTGTAAAGAACTTATTCCCATCCAAACAGGGTGATTCCAGAATTATTGAAATTTTGCAGGAAATGGGTGCAAAGGTTGACTGGGACAAAGAGAATGGACTTGTTTCAGTAAGGGGCGGTGAATTGAAAGGCATCCGTGTGGATGCTGCTTCAACACCGGATCTGGTACCAACAATTGCTGTCCTTGCGGCAGTTGCGGAAGGTGAAACCATCATTGAGAACGCAGAGCATGTCCGATTCAAGGAAACCGATCGTTTGCATGCAATGGCTGTCGAGCTAACAAAAATGGGTATTAAAATTACTGAGGAGCAGGATAGGCTCATCATAAAGGGTGGAGAGCTCAAAGGTGCAGATGTGCATGGCTGGGACGATCACAGGATAGTTATGGCTCTGACTGTAGCCGGTTTAGTTGCAGGGGATACGACAATTGATACTGCTGAATCCATATTCATCTCCTATCCAAATTTCTTTGATGATATGCGCTCAATTGGTGCTAATGTATTGGTGAGTCAGGAATAA
- a CDS encoding NADP-dependent isocitrate dehydrogenase: MSQKSTIIYTKTDEAPALATSSLLPIIQAYVKNAGITMETRDISLAGRIIAQFPEKLTEDQKISDALSELGEMVLTPQANIIKLPNISASIPQIKATVAELQAKGYDMPDYPEDPSNDEEKAIKAKFDIVKGSAVNPVLREGNSDRRAPKAVKNYAKKHPHSMGEWKSDSKSHVASMTGGDFYGSEKSVEIEEATNYRILFTDDAGNKTLLKDKTPLLTGEIIDASVMNKKALQAFLAEQIEDANAQDVLFSVHLKATMMKVSDPIIFGHVVKVFFKDIFNKYGDLLSELGVDPNQGLGDLYTKIQNLPEDKQAEIKADIEAVYAKRPALAMVNSDKGITNLHVPSDVIIDASMPAAIRSSGGMWGPDGKLKDMKAVIPDRSYSGVYQETIEFCQKHGAFDPSKMGSVSNVGLMAQQAEEYGSHDKTFEMTGTGKVQVIDDNDNVLLEQPVEGGDIFRMCQVKDAPVQDWIKLAVKRARATGNPAVFWLDEKRAHDSQLIKKVNKYLKDYDTDGLELLIKAPVEATRFSLERIKEGKDTISVTGNVLRDYLTDLFPILELGTSAKMLSIVPLMNGGGLFETGAGGSAPKHVQQFESEGHLRWDSLGEFLALAASLEHLGNSYDNPKALVLAETLDKATELVLENGKSPSRKVNEIDNRGSHFYLAMYWAQALADQKKNGELKAIFEPVAKSLMENEEKIANELLEVQGKAMDIKGYYAPDEELKSQAMRPSTTLNGIIDSI, translated from the coding sequence ATGTCACAGAAATCGACAATCATTTATACAAAAACCGATGAAGCCCCGGCTTTGGCAACCAGTTCGCTTCTGCCTATTATACAGGCTTATGTGAAAAACGCCGGAATCACTATGGAAACAAGGGATATCTCCCTGGCGGGAAGAATCATTGCCCAGTTTCCCGAAAAACTGACAGAGGACCAGAAGATTTCCGATGCCCTTTCCGAATTGGGAGAGATGGTCTTAACTCCGCAGGCTAACATTATCAAACTACCCAATATCAGTGCTTCAATTCCCCAGATCAAAGCGACAGTCGCAGAACTCCAGGCAAAGGGATACGATATGCCCGATTATCCCGAAGATCCTTCTAATGATGAAGAAAAAGCGATCAAAGCGAAATTCGATATTGTCAAGGGCAGCGCTGTTAACCCGGTACTCAGAGAAGGGAATTCTGACCGCAGAGCTCCTAAAGCTGTAAAGAATTATGCGAAAAAACATCCCCATTCCATGGGAGAATGGAAATCCGATTCCAAATCCCATGTAGCCAGCATGACCGGCGGAGATTTTTACGGCAGTGAGAAATCTGTTGAAATTGAAGAGGCTACCAATTACAGAATTCTCTTTACAGATGACGCTGGTAATAAAACACTATTAAAAGACAAAACCCCTCTTCTGACCGGAGAGATCATTGATGCATCTGTTATGAACAAAAAAGCGCTTCAGGCATTTCTGGCTGAACAGATCGAAGATGCTAACGCTCAAGATGTCTTATTCTCCGTTCATTTGAAAGCGACGATGATGAAGGTTTCCGACCCTATTATCTTCGGTCATGTGGTTAAGGTCTTCTTTAAGGATATATTTAATAAATATGGTGATCTGCTTTCAGAATTGGGTGTAGATCCCAACCAAGGGCTGGGAGATCTCTATACAAAAATCCAGAATCTGCCTGAAGACAAACAGGCTGAAATCAAAGCAGATATAGAAGCTGTGTATGCTAAAAGACCGGCATTGGCTATGGTAAACTCCGATAAGGGAATTACCAATCTTCATGTTCCCAGCGATGTTATCATCGACGCTTCCATGCCTGCAGCAATCCGCTCATCAGGCGGCATGTGGGGACCGGACGGGAAACTGAAAGACATGAAAGCCGTTATTCCGGACCGCTCTTATTCGGGAGTGTATCAGGAAACCATTGAGTTCTGTCAGAAACATGGTGCCTTTGATCCATCAAAAATGGGAAGCGTTTCAAATGTAGGCCTTATGGCACAGCAAGCCGAAGAATACGGTTCACACGACAAGACTTTTGAGATGACCGGCACAGGAAAAGTTCAGGTTATCGATGACAACGATAATGTCCTCCTTGAACAGCCGGTAGAGGGAGGAGACATCTTCCGCATGTGTCAGGTGAAAGACGCACCCGTTCAGGACTGGATCAAGCTGGCCGTTAAACGAGCCAGAGCGACAGGCAATCCTGCAGTCTTCTGGCTCGATGAGAAAAGAGCTCACGATTCACAGCTCATTAAAAAAGTGAATAAATACTTGAAAGATTATGATACTGATGGCCTGGAACTATTGATCAAAGCTCCTGTTGAAGCGACCAGGTTTTCATTGGAGAGAATTAAAGAGGGCAAAGATACAATCTCTGTGACTGGAAATGTTTTGAGAGATTATCTGACAGACCTCTTTCCAATTTTAGAGCTGGGAACCAGTGCGAAAATGCTATCAATCGTTCCCCTAATGAATGGCGGTGGACTTTTCGAGACAGGTGCCGGCGGTTCGGCACCCAAACATGTACAGCAATTTGAATCGGAAGGTCACCTGCGTTGGGACTCTCTGGGAGAATTCCTGGCCTTAGCTGCTTCTCTGGAGCATCTGGGCAACAGTTATGATAATCCTAAAGCTCTGGTTTTAGCAGAAACATTGGATAAAGCGACAGAGCTGGTTCTGGAAAACGGAAAATCACCTTCCCGAAAAGTGAATGAGATTGATAACAGAGGATCTCATTTTTATCTGGCAATGTATTGGGCTCAGGCTCTGGCCGATCAGAAGAAAAATGGCGAATTAAAAGCGATCTTTGAACCTGTAGCTAAATCTCTGATGGAAAATGAAGAGAAGATCGCCAATGAGTTGTTAGAAGTCCAGGGCAAAGCCATGGATATCAAAGGATACTACGCTCCAGATGAGGAGTTGAAATCCCAGGCCATGAGACCTAGTACGACTTTGAATGGGATTATCGATTCTATTTAA
- a CDS encoding thymidylate synthase, which translates to MGQETPIGRIVRANTITDAWYRGLNIIWNHGKVITDERGSKIKEFMNLMVTIKDPYKDEIPADIAWNKERLDEYAKQLITGENSQDFEYTYGQRLRNWDNQVDQIDYAIRKLKSSQSTRRATAVTWIPYVDTEVDEVPCMILDDFKVRDGKVHLTTLFRSHDFAGAYPANLYGLSRLLKYVADESGYEPGTITTISVSAHVYEHDWDKIEKIVTEI; encoded by the coding sequence ATGGGGCAGGAAACACCTATTGGGCGAATTGTCCGTGCGAATACAATTACCGATGCCTGGTACAGAGGATTGAATATCATCTGGAATCACGGTAAGGTAATCACCGATGAAAGAGGGAGCAAAATAAAGGAATTTATGAACCTGATGGTAACCATCAAGGATCCCTATAAAGATGAAATTCCTGCTGATATTGCGTGGAACAAGGAAAGACTTGATGAATATGCCAAACAGCTGATAACAGGTGAGAATTCCCAGGATTTTGAGTATACTTATGGTCAGCGATTACGCAATTGGGATAATCAGGTAGATCAAATTGACTATGCAATAAGAAAACTTAAATCAAGCCAGAGTACCCGCAGGGCCACTGCCGTTACCTGGATTCCTTATGTTGATACAGAGGTTGATGAAGTTCCTTGTATGATCCTTGATGATTTCAAGGTAAGAGACGGGAAAGTCCATCTCACAACTCTTTTCCGAAGCCATGATTTTGCAGGAGCCTACCCTGCCAATCTTTATGGGCTTTCACGATTACTGAAATATGTTGCTGATGAGAGCGGCTACGAACCAGGAACGATTACGACTATCAGCGTATCTGCCCATGTATATGAACATGATTGGGACAAAATTGAAAAAATAGTGACGGAGATCTGA
- a CDS encoding NAD(P)/FAD-dependent oxidoreductase, translating to MIYDVAVIGGGPVGSIAARYAAIHGAKVALFEEHSSIGSPVGCTGLLSVKALRECDISPDPSFVVNSVRGSFVHAPNGTCVSIDGRDTRAYVVLRKIFDRKLAEMAANLGVDIFLKSHVHNLVLENGINTLFVTQGSDIAEFKAKVVIAADGPRSQISRLAGIPSSDRLLPGIQFEMKIKPQKTDFVELFPGSVAPGFFAWVVPVSEGVCRVGMAIENQDESVRNYFDKFLSVLENKYGRIAIGSMDFVIGSIPLGLPSTTVSDGVIVCGDAAGQVKPTSGGGIYPGAVCAKIAGKVAAGAALEGDNSSSRLSAYDREWRSLLEKELKMGMKAHNFAAKLSDSQWDELLNSLNKPQLLDLIEEYGDMDHPSILLKKFLNPLNSRHVAGLLKGFVKSAF from the coding sequence ATGATTTATGATGTGGCTGTGATTGGTGGTGGACCTGTCGGTTCTATTGCTGCCAGATACGCGGCCATACATGGTGCAAAAGTTGCATTATTCGAAGAGCATTCCTCCATAGGTTCTCCGGTTGGTTGTACCGGGCTCTTAAGTGTGAAAGCTCTACGGGAATGCGATATTTCCCCGGATCCCTCTTTTGTAGTCAATAGTGTTCGTGGTTCCTTTGTTCATGCGCCGAATGGCACCTGTGTATCGATTGATGGCAGGGATACACGTGCCTATGTTGTTTTGAGAAAAATATTCGACAGGAAGCTTGCGGAAATGGCTGCAAATCTGGGAGTGGATATTTTCCTGAAATCCCATGTTCACAATTTGGTTTTGGAAAATGGAATAAATACACTTTTTGTAACTCAGGGAAGCGACATTGCAGAATTCAAAGCAAAGGTTGTAATTGCTGCAGATGGCCCCAGATCCCAAATATCTCGATTAGCAGGTATTCCATCTTCTGACAGGCTTCTCCCTGGAATTCAGTTTGAAATGAAAATAAAACCACAGAAAACGGACTTTGTTGAGTTATTCCCTGGTTCAGTGGCTCCGGGTTTCTTCGCATGGGTTGTCCCGGTTTCAGAAGGCGTATGCAGGGTGGGTATGGCGATTGAAAATCAAGATGAATCTGTTAGGAATTATTTTGATAAATTCCTCTCAGTTCTCGAAAACAAATACGGAAGGATTGCAATTGGTTCCATGGATTTCGTGATTGGTTCAATACCACTTGGTTTACCCTCTACCACAGTTTCAGATGGTGTTATTGTATGCGGTGATGCTGCAGGACAGGTAAAACCAACTTCCGGGGGAGGTATTTATCCCGGAGCAGTATGTGCGAAAATAGCCGGTAAAGTGGCTGCCGGGGCTGCATTGGAGGGGGATAATTCATCTTCCCGGCTTTCTGCATATGACAGGGAGTGGAGAAGCTTATTGGAGAAAGAATTGAAAATGGGCATGAAAGCCCATAATTTTGCAGCAAAGCTTTCCGATTCCCAGTGGGATGAACTGCTTAATTCACTGAATAAGCCTCAACTTCTTGACCTCATAGAAGAATATGGTGATATGGATCACCCTTCAATCCTGCTGAAAAAATTCCTTAATCCATTAAATTCCAGGCATGTGGCAGGTTTACTCAAAGGTTTTGTAAAATCAGCATTTTGA
- a CDS encoding homocitrate synthase/isopropylmalate synthase family protein: MKVYKDYDDLPMIKLPHGQEVSISDSTIRDGAQMPGIVLKSGHKLTIYDYLHEIGIEKLEAFVYNERDQKAINLMLDRGYEFPEVTGWARAKTEDIDLVLNMDGLNETGILMSVSDVHILEKMGLPNREAAEEKYLNALQYAVDHGLRTRAHVEDMTRADNYGFVYPLIEKIMEIDPECTIRICDTIGYGVPFDGVDEPYGFPSMVKYLKDNIGVKNIETHCHDDFGLAVPNSLAGYWHGANWSNVTFLGIGERAGNAEMEKLLLFLCRRVEGFDKYNIEAISDFANFMQKEIGIRIPRNKSVVGSNVFAHESGIHAAGAIKNPFTYEPYPPEIVGGKRIFLVGDSSGIEVIRYKVQETLKELIGVQISVEKTDPRLKSIQKDIQKLYNKEKRVSCISDEEIQGYVEKYFLFEPVIQKNMSREPTYSGEAIPRKPLGK; this comes from the coding sequence GTGAAGGTATACAAGGATTATGATGATCTGCCCATGATAAAACTTCCACATGGCCAGGAAGTTTCTATCAGTGACAGTACCATCCGTGATGGTGCGCAGATGCCCGGAATTGTGTTAAAAAGCGGGCATAAACTAACTATTTATGATTACCTGCATGAGATAGGTATCGAAAAGCTTGAGGCTTTCGTATATAACGAAAGAGATCAAAAAGCTATCAATCTCATGCTTGACAGAGGTTATGAATTCCCTGAGGTAACAGGTTGGGCACGTGCGAAAACCGAAGACATTGATCTGGTTCTCAACATGGACGGTTTAAACGAAACCGGTATTCTAATGTCCGTTTCTGATGTTCACATACTGGAAAAAATGGGTCTTCCCAACAGAGAGGCTGCAGAAGAGAAATACCTTAATGCTCTCCAGTATGCTGTTGATCATGGCTTACGGACGCGTGCACATGTTGAGGATATGACCCGTGCCGACAATTACGGTTTTGTTTATCCCCTGATCGAGAAAATAATGGAAATCGATCCAGAATGCACGATTCGCATTTGTGATACCATTGGTTATGGTGTTCCATTTGACGGTGTTGACGAACCCTATGGTTTCCCATCGATGGTAAAATACCTGAAGGATAACATTGGTGTGAAGAACATTGAAACCCATTGTCACGACGATTTCGGGTTAGCTGTACCCAATTCCCTTGCCGGCTACTGGCACGGTGCCAACTGGTCCAACGTTACATTTTTGGGCATAGGAGAGCGTGCCGGGAATGCCGAGATGGAAAAACTGCTTCTCTTCCTCTGTCGCAGGGTTGAAGGGTTTGACAAGTACAATATTGAAGCCATCTCTGATTTTGCCAATTTCATGCAAAAAGAAATTGGAATTCGTATACCTCGTAATAAATCCGTGGTAGGATCAAACGTGTTTGCTCATGAATCGGGCATTCATGCTGCTGGTGCTATCAAAAATCCATTTACCTATGAACCATATCCTCCTGAAATAGTTGGTGGAAAAAGGATTTTCCTTGTTGGCGATTCCTCTGGAATTGAAGTTATCAGGTATAAGGTTCAGGAAACACTTAAGGAACTCATTGGTGTCCAGATATCCGTTGAAAAAACAGATCCTCGCCTGAAATCTATCCAAAAAGACATACAGAAGCTCTACAACAAAGAGAAACGTGTCTCCTGTATCTCAGATGAGGAAATTCAGGGCTATGTGGAAAAATACTTCCTGTTTGAGCCTGTCATACAAAAGAATATGAGCAGGGAACCGACTTACTCAGGTGAAGCAATTCCCCGAAAACCACTTGGAAAGTGA
- a CDS encoding DUF488 domain-containing protein → MICHTIGYGNRSFEDFFKLLCKHEISHVIDVRSYPHSEREEFNAEYLMAELPKRELKYTSCPHLGGIRKIPYHKYMESKDFEKAISLLYSMIEKENQENAGIALMCAEKNPRNCHRHFIAQELEKRGVRMIHITEPGQTSLEF, encoded by the coding sequence ATGATTTGCCATACGATTGGATATGGAAACCGGAGTTTTGAGGATTTTTTCAAATTGCTTTGCAAACATGAAATATCACATGTTATTGACGTACGCAGCTACCCTCATTCAGAAAGAGAAGAATTCAATGCTGAATATCTTATGGCAGAACTCCCAAAAAGGGAATTAAAGTACACTTCCTGCCCTCATCTAGGCGGCATTCGCAAAATTCCGTACCATAAATATATGGAATCAAAGGATTTTGAAAAAGCGATTTCTTTGCTGTATTCAATGATCGAAAAAGAAAATCAAGAGAATGCAGGAATTGCCTTAATGTGTGCTGAGAAAAACCCGAGGAATTGCCATCGGCATTTTATAGCACAAGAACTGGAAAAAAGAGGAGTCCGGATGATTCATATTACTGAACCGGGCCAGACATCACTCGAATTTTAA
- a CDS encoding helix-turn-helix transcriptional regulator, giving the protein MVSLKVVVISLLMLTALTPTMASSTATVHGAVYEWYSFELLDDAIIEINSTPPQTIVAKYGIYSLDLDNGTYKISAYYYEGENLESSTEEIITIDGDGDYVVDLLLQPVYENPFEETDNENLTASIEEETGFLAEETENSNYLYAILILILLSAFVAYGVYRKKKEADTKQASVGKETVIPNAFPEAEFMETAPNDSKSPNEEKDLPEDLKKIIDIIKSNGGRITQKELRQKVDYSEAKVSLMIADLENRGLVQKFKKGRGNIIVLS; this is encoded by the coding sequence ATGGTTTCCTTAAAAGTCGTTGTAATATCCCTGTTGATGCTAACCGCACTTACGCCAACCATGGCAAGTAGTACAGCGACAGTACATGGAGCTGTATATGAATGGTATAGTTTTGAATTGCTTGACGATGCAATTATTGAGATAAACTCAACACCTCCTCAGACTATTGTCGCAAAATATGGCATTTATTCATTGGACCTCGACAATGGGACTTACAAAATTTCTGCGTACTATTATGAAGGGGAAAATCTGGAGTCATCAACCGAGGAAATAATTACAATAGATGGTGACGGGGACTATGTTGTTGACCTTCTGCTCCAACCTGTTTATGAAAATCCGTTTGAAGAAACAGATAATGAAAACCTAACTGCTTCAATTGAAGAAGAAACCGGATTTTTGGCAGAGGAAACTGAAAATTCCAACTACTTGTATGCGATTCTGATTCTTATCCTGTTATCTGCATTTGTTGCATACGGCGTTTACAGAAAGAAAAAAGAAGCAGATACAAAGCAAGCCAGCGTTGGAAAAGAAACAGTTATTCCAAATGCATTTCCCGAAGCTGAATTTATGGAGACTGCTCCCAACGACTCAAAATCCCCAAACGAGGAAAAGGACTTGCCTGAAGACCTCAAGAAAATAATTGATATTATCAAGTCCAATGGCGGAAGAATTACGCAGAAAGAACTTCGCCAGAAAGTTGATTATTCTGAAGCAAAAGTCAGTCTTATGATTGCAGATCTTGAGAATCGTGGACTTGTACAAAAGTTCAAAAAGGGAAGAGGAAACATCATTGTCCTCTCCTGA
- the htpX gene encoding zinc metalloprotease HtpX: MQNMLKTTVLLAALTGLLVIIGSYWGTGGMVIAFAFALLMNFGTYWYSDKIVLKMYHAKEVTEAEAPQIYRVVRNLAHVAGLPMPRVYIVQTSMPNAFATGRNPEHAAVAVTTGILNILTEDELEGVLAHELAHVKNRDTLISAVAATIAGVITMVAIWARWAAIFGGIGGRDGDNNIVGFIALAIIAPLAATIIRLAISRSREFAADAEGARISHKPWALANALSKLESGSANYRERPSDVKASESTAHMFIVNPLKGSALMNLFRTHPSTEERINRLNQM, from the coding sequence ATGCAAAATATGCTAAAAACCACCGTATTGCTGGCAGCACTTACAGGTCTGCTGGTGATCATTGGTTCTTACTGGGGTACCGGCGGGATGGTAATAGCTTTTGCTTTTGCTCTCCTGATGAATTTTGGTACCTACTGGTATAGTGATAAGATTGTCCTTAAGATGTACCACGCGAAAGAGGTTACTGAAGCTGAAGCTCCTCAAATCTATCGCGTTGTTCGCAACCTTGCACATGTTGCAGGACTTCCAATGCCTAGGGTCTATATTGTCCAGACATCAATGCCCAACGCATTTGCAACAGGCAGGAACCCTGAACATGCGGCAGTAGCAGTTACAACAGGGATTTTAAACATTCTTACAGAGGATGAGCTTGAAGGCGTGCTTGCCCATGAACTGGCTCATGTAAAAAACCGTGATACTCTGATAAGCGCAGTTGCAGCAACAATTGCAGGTGTCATTACCATGGTAGCAATATGGGCTCGCTGGGCAGCAATTTTCGGAGGAATAGGTGGCCGAGACGGTGACAACAACATTGTCGGTTTCATCGCACTGGCCATAATTGCACCACTTGCAGCAACCATAATCCGGCTTGCAATATCCAGATCCCGTGAATTTGCAGCCGATGCTGAAGGTGCCCGTATTTCTCATAAACCATGGGCTCTTGCAAACGCTCTTTCAAAACTGGAATCCGGTTCGGCCAATTACCGGGAACGCCCCTCCGATGTGAAAGCCTCTGAGAGTACTGCACATATGTTCATTGTCAATCCTCTCAAGGGAAGTGCTCTGATGAACCTTTTCAGGACACATCCATCTACCGAGGAACGTATCAACAGGCTAAACCAAATGTAA